DNA sequence from the Colletotrichum higginsianum IMI 349063 chromosome 10, whole genome shotgun sequence genome:
TGAGATTCCGGTTTAACAGAGGTGACGTAGGGAAAGAATAGAGTCATCATTTTGGGCAACAGCTTCTGCGAAATGCATGTTCTTGGTCTCGGACAAGCACTACTGCTTCCTTACGGTCTTGAGGCTGGGACTGGCGAGAAGGCGCTTTTTCTGCCAACAGGGCCGCAAGCTTGTTGCCGATTGATTTGTTTGCGCGGCAAAAACACGCTAGGCATACCCGCCATGTCGATTTGGTGGTGCAAAGACAAGAGCAAAACGTTGCTTGCCGGGTTAGGACGGGAGAAAATGATGCCGGCAAACAACAGGCCTCCGTTCAAACTGCGACCTGGACATCCAAGTTGGGTACTTGTCGGTCAAGAGACGACAAAGAGCTCGGTGCAGACCGGGCTTGCTGCGTTGATGGTCTGCCAGGTGACTAAGGAGGTCTTGCAGGCAAACACCGCGTATCAGACTACCTATGAGTTGTGGTGGCCAGGGACATGATCCAGGATGTTGCATGCTTTCGGTACAAACAGGCAGACAACAAGTGGTGGGGATTCCGTCTGGTAAGTTTGATTCGCCATAGCTCATGGGAGAAGTTGAAGTTGCTGGTGGGAAACAACACCAGGCTGGGATGGTTGAAAGAGCACCTATCGCAAATGCCAGTAAGCCGAGTGGTCAAAATAGGTAGTAGAGTGGGGCACGCAAGAAGTGGAAAGCCGGCGGAacgcagcggcggcaggcAGCTGCTGCTCACTGCAGGGAAGGGCAAGGCGGTGACATCAAAAGTTGAGATCAGTGGATTGTGCCTCCTCTTGCTCTTGAATGACAAGAGGGACCAACATCGCCTCTGCCTAAAACCTGTCTGCTTCGGCTTCTTCTGTTGTCGCCAGAGTTGATCTTCATTCCCCACCCTATCTTCCATCGTGCCACCCAGGTCGTTCGCTGTCTTTTTGTTCCGACTCTTCATTAGCGCCGTCGTACGGATACATTGGTCGGCAGGGTAGACCCCACGATCCTCCTCTCCCACcacgcacgcacacgcaTTGCacctttcttcttcttttcctccacTCGGCACGCTCTGTTTGCCCCGCTCGCTCAACGACGAATCTCTGTTATTGCGGTCCTATCTTCCTACTGGGTCCAACACGACGACCGACAATCCACGAACTGTTTCTACAGACACCGCAAAGCCCGAGCCATGTCACCCACGAGCAAAAACGGCTCCGAGGGCCTCTCCAACGCCAATGGCGAGGTGGACATCCAGAGCAAGTCAAGCCCGCCTAGTTCTTGTGGCTCTCGTGGTTTCGCTCCGCTGGATTTGCTGACCTTTCTACGCAGACCTGGGCTTTGTCGAAACCCCCAAGGTCGAGGGACATTGGACGGTTGAGAAGGCCCTAGAAGCCTCCCCtgggacggcgacgtcggcggaCCCCAACTCGCCGCTCCCGTACTTCCACTTGATTGAGCGTCTCAAGACGACGAAGCGCGAGGGCTGGCGCCGCTTCGGCATCGAAAGGTGTGTTTCGCTGACGGTCCTGTCGCGCCCCATCTCCCGGATGCAATCTTGTGGTCACTAACGTGTGGGCAACAACAGAGGAGAGTCAATTGCCGACCACATGTACCGCATGTCCCTCCTTTCGATGCTCGCCCCGCCCGCCCTTGCGCCCCGACTCGACCTCGGGCGGTGCATGAAGATGTGCTTGATCCACGACATGGCCGAgtccctcgtcggcgacatcaCTCCCGTAGACGGCGTGCCCAAGCCCGAGAAGAACCGACGCGAGGCGGACACAATGGATTACATCACCAAGCAGCTTCTTGGCAGCGTGTACGGCGGGCTCGCGGGAGCCGAGATTCGGGAGATCTGGCAGGAGTACGAGGACTCCAAGACGATCAACAGCCACTTTGTTCACGACCTGGACAAGATGGAGCTGCTCCTCCAGATGATGGAGTACGAAAAGCGTGGCCAGGGCAagctcgatctcggcgagtTCGCCTACGTGGCAACCAAGTTCTCGCTgcccgagaccaaggagtGGGCGGACGCGCTGCTCAAGGAGCGAGAGCGGTTTTGGGGCGCGCAAGAGCACGTCCacggcgaggcgggcgtcgagggcggcgtcgggcaGGACCGGAAACATCAGCAAGACAGCTACTACGAGCGCAAGtaagacgagagagagagaagacgatgGGCGTGGGAGGTTCAATGACGGATAGACGGGGATTCTTTGCACTGCATAACGactgtttttttttttttttttggcgCTGATGGACGAACGGGTACAGTAGACGCGCTTCCAAGTGTAGAATAGCGATCCGGCGTCATCAAAACCGGTCGCGGCTAAAAGGGACAGTGGTTGTTCTGCATGTCAAACACCTTTGGTGCATTCAATGTACGGCCTTAACGGAGTTACTAGGTGTTGAAGTTAAAACTTCATGAAGAAGACATGGTGAAATGTCATGCGCAAGATGGCAGTGTGCCCGgtcccccctctccccccagCCCAGTGCGTTTTGTTGTTTGGCTTGGCTTGTTGCCCCTCTATTTACTGGGAGATGTAGCACGCACGAATCACTAAATGACCAGCTGCACCCCAGCAACCAGGGACGCGTTCCCGTTTTGGATCTGGAGCAACAAATCCAAGAGTCTCACTCAAAGGCCCATTTCGTCGTGTTTGGTCGGTCAACAGCGGCAGCCGTCACTAGTCGCTGAAGACATTGGAGATACCCACGGTTCAAGTGACACTGACACTCTCGGTGGCGGGCACTTGTGGGAAAGCCCATCACGGACTGACACTTGACTGGCATTAACCGACGCTTGACTGACACGTCGCGATCCATCCGAGTGGTGGCGCGCGACCCCTCCCCTGCCCAACAAacccttcccttcccctacCAACCTCCCCAGGTCTCTCTCAAAGACCGCTCTCGCCTCGTCTGAGTTTAAGTGCGGAAATTGACTAAGGATGAGCAGTTTCTACGGTTGACTTTTTAGGCTCGTATTGTTTTCATTCCCAGATATATGCATTATCCTCCTCCGTGTCTCTGTCTGTTCCTCCCACTCCCAGCCTTTACGACCTCTGCCGGGACGTACTACGAACACGCTGCAAGAGAacacttcctcctcgtctcaGTCCCATCGCTGCGTTAGACCAGGACACCGCCACGACTACCACGACTACTGtaccatcatcaccacaCCCGTTACCACACAGCAGCTCGTCAACTTCACATTCGCATCACATCCCTTGCGTTCCTGTCGCATAATCAGTCTCTACGTCACACTGAGCGCCACCTCCGAGGTGCGCATCGCATTCAAGGTCGCGCCTTCCTAGCTTTGCTTTCCTCTTGCTTCCTCCTCCtgtcccttttttttttttttcctctcttctttccctctttcctGGTCCACCCCGGCACCACTGTACAGTGCAGGGCCACGACCCAATCAACAGCGCCCACCTCGCCCCGACAGTCCACCACTTCGAGTCTAACGTCGCCGAACGAACCCCAACGTCcgcgccaacgccaacggcTTCGCCAGGACGGAGCTTGTTCGCTGCCAAAAGCTACTCCCGGCTACTCCTCTCCACACACACAGAAAAAGAAATCCGCTGCTGCacctcaccctcacccttCCCCGTATCGACTAATCAACCTTACCTTACCCCAAGGTCCCCAAGATACCCCGAAAGGTTCACACGGTACAAAGTACACGGCACACCAACAGACTTCTGGCAGCGCCACGCATGTATAAACAGCTGTCGCTCAGGTCCAGACACGCATATACACGAACCCGATAAATCACCCGGTGATCACGCGCGGCGAAGCAAAGTAATCGGCGCCTGTCACCTCTCAATCTGACAGCAGCACGAGATTTTCACCTTCCCCCATCCCACAGCCTTTCGCACAGCAGGCCAACAGGCCAACCCATCGCCGGCATTCTCTCATCAGGGTATCCAAGACATACGACACACAGCCCTTGGGCACTAGTTCGCGGGTCGACCATGAGCTTGAGCTTCCCCTGATCCGTGTGCGACATTGTGAATCACCGCGCACGCCTGCTCCCGACTTGGACGGCCCTTTCCGCCGCCGAAAGACACTTTCGAAAGTTCGCACTCTCTGCGTCAATACAACCCATCCTTCCGAGCCCTCCGACATCCCTTGCTTTCTCGCCTTGGCACTCGAAATCAAACCCGCAAACCACATCCACAACCCATCTCCCATCATGGCCTTCACATCTCAGTATCATATGCCGGGCGCCTACTTTGACGCACAGCCCGGTGGTGTTCACCCAGGCGTCTTCCGCCCCCCGACCTCTCCCTCCACTGGCTCCTACTGCTTCGCGAGAGCCAACAGCTACCAGTCCGAAGCAAGAACGCCACTGGCCCTTCCAAAACGTAAACGCCGAAACGATGCCTCGCGCGAGGCCACGCCGCTGCAAGAATGGTCCGACGGGAACATGAACCTCGACAGCTCGAACGAACTACCCTCCCACGAGACCCCCTTGCCTATCCGGGGAGCCCGCTACACCCTGGCCGGCCACCTCGAGACCCCGGGCGCAGCCTCGCACACGCCTTTCGATAACGGCACGCTCGACGAGAGCATGTACTCGGATACTGACTACCGTAAGGCACTGGGGTCGAAGCGACCCCACGAGGAGATGGATTCCCCTGTGCCCGGCCAGCCCACTATGCTGGTCCAGCCCAGTCAACCCGTCTCGGGAGGCTGGGGCCACTTTGCGTTCAGCACCATCGGCGGTGTCGTCGGTAAAGTCTGGGAATTTTGCAAGACCGGGGCCTTCAGAGGATTTTCTGCCGGAGGCGGCAAGGCTTACACCATCGACGGCCAATCTCTTCCTGAACCTGCACCTACTCCATCAACAGGACTTGCTTCCGAGCCCGAGCCTCAGCCCCAAGCAGAACCATCCGAGAAAACGGATGAGAAGACGACTGGCTGGGCGCAGGAAAGTGGGCCGTACCTGGACGCACCCACTCCCGACGACAGCACAGTGCCGGGCGGATTCCCCCGTCCAGAATACACATTTCACGCCCACGAGACACCAAACCCGTTTGCCTTCACTCCTGAATccacgccgtcgcggccCGCCGTGAAACGCAGGCAGACGAGCGCCGGGAATCACGATGAGCTGCGCAActgggtggtggtggacgaTTCGGGAGCTGGTGCCAGACCGGTGTCGAGGGCATCGATGCGGTCGTTGTCTCGCAACACGCGCCCATCCATGGTGACCGGCCGAAGGATTAGTGTTCCAAAGCCCCGTCTCAGCTCGATCCCAATCCATAACCGTCGACAATCTGCGAACCACGACGATCTCCCGGCCGACACCGCTCCGTTGTCGTACCGAGAGCCTGCGAGCTTCGCCAATGTCCGATCGCCGGAGCCGCCCAGACCCCTGACCGGTCCATCGCCTAGTCGGCTCCCGCTCCCCACCCAGTCGGCCGGCTCGAGCCCGAACCCTTTTGCGAAATCGAGCACCTCTGCCCGGCGACAAAGCGGCATCCCTTCACCCGCGGCACAGTCGACTTTCAGCCCCCCGGTGCGGTCCCATCGCCGCTCCAACAGCAACGCTTCGGCCGCATCGCCTCGCGGCAAGCTCAAGGAGTTTGGTGTGGGCTCTATCCGGGAAAGCCCACGGCTGGACGCCGAAGCCAAGAGGCTGGCGGCGCGGAGAGCCAAGGATGAACACGACACGGACGCTCGGATCAATGATTTCAACCAACGACTGAAGGAGATGATCCGCCAAGGTAGGGAGGCACTGGGCACCAAAATCGAGGTGGATGATGACATTGGT
Encoded proteins:
- a CDS encoding HD domain-containing protein; the encoded protein is MSPTSKNGSEGLSNANGEVDIQSKSSPPNLGFVETPKVEGHWTVEKALEASPGTATSADPNSPLPYFHLIERLKTTKREGWRRFGIERGESIADHMYRMSLLSMLAPPALAPRLDLGRCMKMCLIHDMAESLVGDITPVDGVPKPEKNRREADTMDYITKQLLGSVYGGLAGAEIREIWQEYEDSKTINSHFVHDLDKMELLLQMMEYEKRGQGKLDLGEFAYVATKFSLPETKEWADALLKERERFWGAQEHVHGEAGVEGGVGQDRKHQQDSYYERK